In a single window of the Papaver somniferum cultivar HN1 chromosome 8, ASM357369v1, whole genome shotgun sequence genome:
- the LOC113305166 gene encoding probable sulfate transporter 3.4 → MVSGSSNKVGDVHETSITIEGDHDHSTTEEIHKVCLPPNKTTFQSIKHYFSEIFFPDDPLHKFKNQKPSKKFFLGLQYFFPILEWGSEYSFKLLKSDVISGLTIASLAIPQGISYAKLANLPPIHGLCKHTSNFFFIFCFL, encoded by the exons ATGGTGAGTGGAAGTTCAAACAAAGTAGGTGATGTTCATGAAACCAGTATTACGATTGAGGGTGATCATGATCATTCAACAACGGAGGAGATACATAAAGTTTGTTTACCACCAAATAAAACGACATTCCAATCTATCAAACATTACTTTTCTGAGATATTTTTCCCTGATGATCCTCTTCATAAGTTTAAGAATCAAAAACCTTCTAAGAAATTTTTTCTAGGGCTTCAATATTTCTTTCCAATACTTGAATGGGGGTCTGAGTATAGCTTCAAACTACTTAAATCTGATGTTATTTCTGGTCTTACCATTGCTAGTTTGGCTATTCCTCAG GGAATTAGTTATGCAAAGTTGGCTAATTTGCCTCCTATTCATGGACTGTGTAAGCATACTtccaattttttctttattttttgcttTTTGTAG
- the LOC113304386 gene encoding probable sulfate transporter 3.4 has translation MGSMLKEVVSPTEDPTLYLKLALTSTFFAGVFQTSLGLLRLGFIIDFLSKPTLTGFTAGAAVIVGLQQLKGMLGITHFTPKMQIVNVLSSVFSTTKEWSWQTVVMGMCFLIFLLATRHISIKKPQLFWISAAAPLASVILSTALVYAFRAHTSAISIIGHLSKGLNPPSSNMLSFSGTHLPLAVKTGIVSGILSLTEGIAVGRTFASLRNYQIDGNKEMIAIGVMNMAGSGTSCYVTTGSFSRSAVIFNAGAQTAVSNIVMAATVMITLLFLLPLFYFTPNVILAAIIITAVIGLINYQEVIKFWRVDKFDFMTCLIAFFGVLFFSVQMGLAIAVGVSIFKILMNVTRPNTMVLGNIPGTQVFQNVGRYGDATRVPSFFILAIESPICFANSAYLQERILRWVREEEERILENKEQDMKTIILDLTAVTAIDTNGLEAIVEIRKMLDKRSYKLVLVNPLGQVMEKLETSKTLELFGERGLYLTVGEAIADISKRSKIEV, from the exons ATGGGTTCTATGCTTAAAGAAGTAGTCTCACCAACTGAAGACCCAACTCTGTATCTGAAATTGGCTCTCACTTCAACCTTCTTTGCTGGTGTATTTCAAACATCTTTGGGTCTACTTAGGTTGGGATTCATAATCGATTTCCTTTCGAAGCCGACTTTAACTGGGTTCACAGCTGGGGCAGCTGTTATTGTAGGTCTACAGCAGCTTAAAGGAATGCTTGGGATTACTCACTTTACTCCTAAGATGCAAATTGTCAATGTGCTGTCTTCTGTTTTTAGCACCACAAAAGAG TGGTCATGGCAAACTGTTGTGATGGGGATGTGTTTCTTGATCTTTCTACTGGCAACAAGGCATATT AGCATCAAAAAGCCACAGCTCTTTTGGATTTCAGCAGCCGCTCCATTAGCATCCGTAATTCTGTCAACAGCTTTAGTCTATGCCTTCAGAGCTCACACTTCTGCCATTTCAATC ATTGGACACTTGTCGAAGGGTTTGAATCCGCCATCCTCGAACATGCTATCTTTCAGTGGAACTCATCTTCCCCTTGCTGTAAAAACGGGCATTGTATCCGGGATTTTGTCTCTCACT GAAGGTATCGCAGTTGGAAGGACTTTTGCTTCGCTAAGAAATTATCAAATTGATGGGAATAAAGAAATGATAGCAATCGGTGTTATGAATATGGCTGGTTCTGGTACTTCATGCTATGTAACAACAG GATCATTTTCTAGATCAGCAGTAATCTTTAATGCTGGAGCACAGACAGCAGTATCGAACATAGTTATGGCAGCAACCGTCATGATCACACTGCTATTCCTGCTGCCGTTGTTTTACTTTACTCCCAATGTCATCTTAGCGGCGATTATTATAACTGCTGTTATTGGGCTGATCAATTATCAAGAAGTCATTAAGTTTTGGAGGGTTGATAAGTTCGACTTCATGACATGTTTAATTGCATTCTTTGGTGTTCTTTTCTTCTCTGTTCAAATGGGCCTCGCAATTgct GTCGGGGTTTCAATATTCAAGATTCTGATGAATGTGACAAGACCAAATACAATGGTGTTAGGGAATATTCCTGGGACACAAGTATTCCAAAATGTTGGCCGTTATGGAGACGCTACAAGGGTTCCATCATTCTTCATACTTGCGATTGAATCTCCCATCTGCTTTGCAAATTCTGCATATCTTCAAGAGAG GATATTAAGATGGGTTAGAGAGGAGGAAGAAAGGATTTTAGAAAACAAAGAGCAAGACATGAAAACCATAATCTTGGACCTGACAG CTGTAACTGCCATAGACACCAATGGACTTGAAGCAATAGTTGAAATCAGAAAGATGCTCGATAAGCGATCGTATAAG CTGGTGTTGGTGAATCCATTGGGACAAGTGATGGAGAAACTGGAAACTTCAAAGACACTGGAACTTTTTGGGGAAAGAGGATTGTATCTCACAGTTGGAGAAGCCATTGCAGATATATCCAAAAGGTCCAAGATTGAGGTCTAA
- the LOC113305169 gene encoding probable sulfate transporter 3.4 produces the protein MVSGSSNKVGDVHETSITIEGDHDHSTTVEIHKVCLPPNKTTFQSIKHYFSEIFFPDDPLHKFKNQKPSKKFFLGLQYFFPILEWGSEYSFKLLKSDVISGLTIASLAIPQGISYAKLANLPPIHGLYSSFVPPLLYAILGSSRHLAVGPVSIASLVMGSMLKEVVSPTEDPTLYLKLALTSTFFAGVFQTSLGLLRLGFIIDFLSKPTLTGFTAGAAVIVGLQQLKGMLGITHFTPKMQIVNVLSSVFSTTKEWSWQTVVMGMCFLIFLLATRHISIKKPQLFWISAAAPLASVILSTALVYAFRAHTSAISTIGHLSKGLNPPSANMLSFSGTHLPLAVKTVIVSGILSLTEGIAVGRTFASLRNYQIDGNKEMIAIGVMNMAGSGTSCYVTTGSFSRSAVNFNAGAQTAVSNIVMAATVMITLLFLLPLFYFTPNVILAAIIITAVIGLINYQEVIKFWRVDKFDFMTCLIAFFGVLFFSVQMGLAIAVGVSIFKILMNVTRPNTMVLGNIPGTQVFQNVGRYGDATRVPSFFILAIESPICFANSAYLQERILRWVREEEERILANKEQDMKTIILDLTAVTAIDTNGLEAIVEIRKMLDKRSYKLVLVNPVGQVMEKLETSKTLELFGERGLYLTVGEAVADISKRSKIEV, from the exons ATGGTGAGTGGAAGTTCAAACAAAGTAGGTGATGTTCATGAAACCAGTATTACGATTGAGGGTGATCATGATCATTCAACAACGGTGGAGATACATAAAGTTTGTTTACCACCAAATAAAACGACATTCCAATCTATCAAACATTACTTTTCTGAGATATTTTTCCCTGATGATCCTCTTCATAAGTTTAAGAATCAAAAACCTTCTAAGAAATTTTTTCTAGGGCTTCAATATTTCTTTCCAATACTTGAATGGGGGTCTGAGTATAGCTTCAAACTACTTAAATCTGATGTTATTTCTGGTCTTACCATTGCTAGTTTGGCTATTCCTCAG GGAATTAGTTATGCAAAGTTGGCTAATTTGCCTCCTATTCATGGACTGT ATTCAAGTTTTGTACCACCATTGCTGTATGCAATTCTTGGAAGTTCAAGACATTTAGCAGTTGGTCCAGTATCAATAGCATCACTAGTAATGGGTTCTATGCTTAAAGAAGTAGTCTCACCAACTGAAGACCCAACTCTGTATCTGAAATTGGCTCTCACTTCAACCTTCTTTGCTGGTGTATTTCAAACATCTTTGGGTCTACTTAGGTTGGGATTCATAATCGATTTCCTTTCGAAGCCGACTTTAACTGGGTTCACAGCTGGGGCAGCTGTTATTGTAGGTCTACAGCAGCTTAAAGGAATGCTTGGGATTACTCACTTTACTCCTAAGATGCAAATTGTCAATGTGCTGTCTTCTGTTTTTAGCACCACAAAAGAG TGGTCATGGCAAACTGTTGTGATGGGGATGTGTTTCTTGATCTTTCTACTGGCAACAAGGCATATT AGCATCAAAAAGCCACAGCTCTTTTGGATTTCAGCAGCCGCTCCATTAGCATCCGTAATTCTGTCAACAGCTTTAGTCTATGCCTTCAGAGCTCACACTTCTGCCATTTCAACC ATTGGACACTTGTCGAAGGGTTTGAATCCGCCATCCGCGAACATGCTATCTTTCAGTGGAACTCATCTTCCCCTTGCTGTAAAAACGGTCATTGTATCCGGGATTTTGTCTCTCACT GAAGGTATCGCAGTTGGAAGGACTTTTGCTTCGCTAAGAAATTATCAAATTGATGGGAATAAAGAAATGATAGCAATCGGTGTTATGAATATGGCTGGTTCTGGTACTTCATGCTATGTAACAACAG GATCATTTTCTAGATCAGCAGTAAACTTTAATGCTGGAGCACAGACAGCAGTATCGAACATAGTTATGGCAGCAACCGTCATGATCACACTGCTATTCCTGCTGCCGTTGTTTTACTTTACTCCCAATGTCATCTTAGCGGCGATTATTATAACTGCTGTTATTGGGCTGATCAATTATCAAGAAGTCATTAAGTTCTGGAGGGTTGATAAGTTCGACTTCATGACATGTTTAATTGCATTCTTTGGTGTTCTTTTCTTCTCTGTTCAAATGGGCCTCGCAATTgct GTCGGGGTTTCAATATTCAAGATTCTGATGAATGTGACAAGACCAAATACAATGGTGTTAGGGAATATTCCTGGGACACAAGTATTCCAAAATGTTGGCCGTTATGGAGACGCTACAAGGGTTCCATCATTCTTCATACTTGCGATTGAATCTCCCATCTGCTTTGCAAATTCTGCATATCTTCAAGAGAG GATATTAAGATGGGTTAGAGAGGAGGAAGAAAGGATTTTAGCAAACAAAGAGCAAGACATGAAAACCATAATCTTGGACTTGACAG CTGTAACTGCCATAGACACCAATGGACTTGAAGCAATAGTTGAAATCAGAAAGATGCTCGATAAACGATCATATAAA CTGGTGTTGGTGAACCCAGTAGGACAAGTGATGGAGAAACTGGAAACTTCAAAAACACTGGAACTTTTTGGGGAAAGAGGATTGTATCTCACAGTTGGAGAAGCCGTTGCAGATATCTCCAAAAGGTCCAAGATTGAGGTCTAA